One Streptomyces sp. NBC_00554 DNA segment encodes these proteins:
- a CDS encoding ArnT family glycosyltransferase, with protein MTSATDPHPHAPVAPDSPAPTPPGPPGPPEKAPRWSLPALIAIMLLAAVLYSWNLSSSGLNSFYSAAVLSGTQSWKAWFFGSLDAGNFMTVDKPPFVLMVMGLSCRVFGYGTWQMMAPLIASAVGTIWILHSSVKRVFGHAAATVAALVLALTPITVAINRDNNPDTLLVLLMVAGAALALRATRDGRLLPLIGSAVCFGLAFNTKMLQGYIALPAVFAVYLYASRLGLVKRIVNLLIAGVALAVASFWWPAAVSLVPASERPYIGGSTDGTAWNLIMGYNGLGRVFGGEGNGGGGGGGGGGFSGTAGIGRMFNDTLGGQISWLLPFAGIALVGGLVLCGRAPRTDLTRAALVLWGGWTALHFLTFSMAEGTMHPYYTTALAPGIAALCGGGGVMLLRAFRADKRWAWVLPAALAVTGIWAVVLLRRASGWNTWLWPTIAVVMALAIVGLLVFRSGHRARLLAVSIAAAVVASVAGPAAYAASVPAGTAGGMGGTNPTAGPTTGGGGFGGGGGGGGGRMGGGAAMAGGQQPGAEQGGQAGGTGGAPSGMPSGAPGGTAPGGQQDGGQQGGGQQGGGMGTPPNGADGTGEAAEGAAGGAAGGAAGQRGGAGGGFGGGGGGMGGDTSSELITYLKKNQDGAEWLLAVSSSQTASSLILSSGEPVISMWGWSGTDKAMTLAKLKELVKAGELHYIQLGGGGGGGMGGDSSISSEVTTWVEKNGTAVKESEYSGSSSSTSESDSASDSTSDSATGTQNTQSLYRLDPSDVN; from the coding sequence GTGACATCTGCCACCGACCCACACCCCCACGCCCCCGTGGCCCCCGACTCGCCCGCTCCCACGCCGCCCGGACCGCCCGGGCCACCGGAGAAGGCGCCGCGCTGGTCACTCCCCGCCCTGATCGCGATCATGCTGCTGGCCGCAGTGCTGTACTCCTGGAACCTCTCCTCGTCCGGTCTGAACAGCTTCTACAGCGCCGCCGTGCTGAGCGGCACGCAGAGCTGGAAGGCCTGGTTCTTCGGCTCGCTGGACGCGGGCAACTTCATGACCGTCGACAAGCCGCCCTTCGTCCTGATGGTGATGGGCCTGTCCTGCCGCGTCTTCGGCTACGGGACCTGGCAGATGATGGCGCCGCTGATCGCGTCCGCGGTCGGCACCATCTGGATCCTGCACTCCTCCGTGAAGCGGGTCTTCGGACACGCGGCGGCCACCGTGGCCGCGCTGGTCCTCGCGCTGACGCCGATCACGGTGGCCATCAACCGGGACAACAACCCCGACACGCTGCTCGTCCTCCTGATGGTGGCGGGCGCGGCACTCGCGCTGCGCGCGACGCGGGACGGCAGGCTGCTGCCGCTCATCGGCTCGGCGGTCTGCTTCGGGCTCGCGTTCAACACGAAGATGCTGCAGGGCTACATCGCGCTGCCCGCCGTCTTCGCCGTGTACCTGTACGCGTCCCGGCTCGGCCTCGTGAAGCGCATCGTGAACCTGCTGATCGCGGGCGTGGCCCTGGCGGTCGCCAGCTTCTGGTGGCCTGCCGCCGTGTCGCTGGTACCCGCCTCCGAGCGGCCGTACATCGGCGGCTCGACGGACGGCACCGCCTGGAACCTGATCATGGGCTACAACGGCCTCGGCCGGGTCTTCGGCGGCGAGGGCAACGGCGGAGGCGGCGGGGGTGGCGGAGGCGGCTTCTCCGGGACCGCCGGCATCGGCCGGATGTTCAACGACACGCTGGGCGGCCAGATCTCGTGGCTGCTGCCGTTCGCGGGCATCGCGCTGGTCGGCGGCCTGGTGCTGTGCGGGCGGGCGCCGCGCACGGACCTGACGCGCGCCGCGCTGGTGCTGTGGGGCGGCTGGACCGCGCTCCACTTCCTCACCTTCAGCATGGCCGAGGGCACGATGCACCCGTACTACACGACCGCCCTCGCGCCCGGTATCGCGGCGCTCTGCGGTGGCGGCGGCGTCATGCTGCTGCGTGCCTTCCGGGCGGACAAGCGGTGGGCGTGGGTGCTGCCCGCCGCTCTGGCGGTCACCGGCATCTGGGCCGTCGTGCTGCTGCGCCGGGCCTCCGGCTGGAACACCTGGCTGTGGCCGACGATCGCGGTGGTCATGGCGCTGGCGATCGTGGGTCTGCTGGTCTTCCGCTCCGGTCACCGGGCACGGCTCCTCGCGGTCTCCATCGCCGCGGCGGTCGTCGCGTCGGTCGCGGGGCCTGCCGCGTACGCCGCCTCGGTGCCCGCGGGCACGGCCGGCGGCATGGGCGGCACCAACCCGACTGCCGGGCCCACGACGGGTGGCGGCGGTTTCGGTGGAGGAGGCGGGGGCGGTGGCGGCCGGATGGGCGGCGGTGCCGCGATGGCCGGTGGCCAGCAGCCCGGCGCCGAGCAGGGCGGCCAGGCGGGTGGCACGGGTGGCGCGCCGAGCGGCATGCCCAGCGGGGCGCCGGGCGGCACTGCGCCCGGGGGCCAGCAGGACGGCGGTCAGCAGGGCGGCGGTCAGCAGGGCGGCGGCATGGGTACGCCCCCGAACGGCGCCGACGGGACCGGCGAGGCGGCCGAAGGAGCTGCCGGAGGCGCAGCCGGCGGGGCTGCCGGCCAGCGCGGTGGCGCGGGCGGCGGTTTCGGTGGCGGTGGCGGCGGCATGGGCGGCGACACCAGCAGCGAGCTCATCACGTACCTGAAGAAGAACCAGGACGGCGCCGAGTGGCTGCTCGCGGTGTCCAGTTCACAGACCGCCTCGTCGCTCATCCTGAGCAGCGGGGAGCCGGTCATCTCCATGTGGGGCTGGTCCGGCACCGACAAGGCGATGACGCTCGCCAAGCTCAAGGAGCTGGTGAAGGCAGGCGAGTTGCACTACATCCAGCTCGGTGGCGGCGGAGGCGGCGGCATGGGCGGCGACTCCAGCATCAGCTCGGAGGTCACCACCTGGGTGGAGAAGAACGGTACGGCGGTGAAGGAGAGCGAGTACAGCGGCAGTTCCTCCTCCACGTCCGAGTCCGATTCCGCTTCCGATTCCACTTCCGACTCCGCGACCGGAACCCAGAACACCCAGTCGCTCTACCGGCTCGACCCGTCGGACGTCAACTAG
- a CDS encoding S28 family serine protease has translation MRKALRWLLALTVLIGTLSTAGAATAAQPEATTGTSTTSADILDRLLAIPGMSLVQEKPYTGYRYFVLNYTQPIDHRHPSKGTFQQRITVLHKDTARPTVFYTGGYFVSTTPSRREPTQIVDGNQISMEYRFFTPSRPDPADWSKLDIWQAASDQHRIFKALKPIYDKKWISTGGSKGGMTATYYERFYPRDMDGVVAYVAPNDVVNNEDSAYDRFFAGVGTKECRDRLNAVQREALVRREPLEKTYAAYAAENEYTFTTIGSLDKAYEAVVLDYVWGFWQYSLLADCDTIPADAVNATDEEIWTSIDTISGFSFYTDQGLEPYTPYYYQAGTQLGAPTIGFPHIEKSLIRYGYQPPRNFVPRDIPMKFQPSAMRDVDSWVKNNANHMLYVYGQNDPWGAERFRLGKGAHDSYVFTAPGLNHGANVAGLVADEKALATARILQWAGVASAAVQSDPAAAKPLAKFDAKLDQRDVEREPALRP, from the coding sequence ATGCGCAAGGCGCTCAGATGGCTGCTGGCGCTCACAGTGCTCATAGGCACGTTGAGCACGGCGGGGGCGGCCACCGCCGCCCAGCCGGAGGCCACCACCGGCACCAGCACGACCAGTGCGGACATACTGGACAGGCTTCTCGCGATACCCGGGATGAGCCTGGTCCAGGAGAAGCCGTACACCGGCTACCGCTACTTCGTTCTCAACTACACCCAGCCGATCGACCACCGGCACCCGTCCAAGGGCACGTTCCAGCAGCGCATCACCGTGCTGCACAAGGACACCGCGCGCCCGACGGTCTTCTACACCGGCGGCTACTTCGTCTCCACGACGCCCAGCCGCCGCGAGCCGACCCAGATCGTGGACGGCAACCAGATCTCGATGGAGTACCGCTTCTTCACTCCGTCCCGGCCCGACCCGGCCGACTGGTCCAAGCTCGACATCTGGCAGGCGGCCAGCGACCAGCACCGCATCTTCAAGGCCCTCAAGCCGATCTACGACAAGAAGTGGATCTCCACGGGCGGCTCGAAGGGCGGCATGACCGCCACGTACTACGAGCGCTTCTACCCGCGTGACATGGACGGCGTCGTCGCGTACGTCGCCCCCAACGACGTGGTGAACAACGAGGACTCGGCCTACGACCGCTTCTTCGCCGGCGTCGGCACCAAGGAGTGCCGCGACCGGCTCAACGCCGTGCAGCGCGAGGCGCTCGTACGCCGTGAGCCGCTGGAGAAGACGTACGCGGCCTACGCGGCCGAGAACGAGTACACCTTCACCACGATCGGCAGCCTCGACAAGGCGTACGAAGCGGTCGTCCTCGACTACGTCTGGGGCTTCTGGCAGTACAGCCTGCTGGCCGACTGCGACACGATCCCGGCGGACGCGGTGAACGCCACCGACGAGGAGATCTGGACCTCCATCGACACGATCTCCGGGTTCTCCTTCTACACGGACCAGGGCCTGGAGCCGTACACGCCGTACTACTACCAGGCGGGTACGCAGCTGGGCGCGCCGACCATCGGGTTCCCGCACATCGAGAAGAGCCTGATCCGCTACGGCTACCAGCCGCCGCGGAACTTCGTGCCGCGGGACATCCCCATGAAGTTCCAGCCGTCGGCGATGCGTGACGTGGACTCCTGGGTCAAGAACAACGCCAACCACATGCTGTACGTCTACGGCCAGAACGACCCGTGGGGCGCCGAGCGCTTCCGCCTCGGCAAGGGCGCGCACGACAGTTACGTCTTCACCGCGCCGGGCCTGAACCACGGCGCCAACGTCGCGGGTCTCGTCGCCGACGAGAAGGCCCTCGCCACGGCCCGCATCCTCCAGTGGGCGGGCGTCGCCTCGGCGGCGGTCCAGTCGGACCCGGCGGCGGCCAAGCCGCTGGCCAAGTTCGACGCGAAGCTCGACCAGCGTGATGTGGAGCGCGAGCCCGCGTTGCGGCCGTAA
- a CDS encoding ABC transporter ATP-binding protein, producing the protein MAAQGGWARRLAGYAWRHPKDVVLALGSSLGGMAIMALVPLITKVIIDDVVVGHTKDMAPWAGALIAAAAVVYVLTYIRRYYGGRLALDVQHDLRTEMYETITRLDGRRQDELSTGQVVGRATSDLQLIQGLLFMLPMTIGNVLLFLISLGIMAWLSLPLTLVALAVAPALWVVAKRSRSRLHPATWYAQAQAAAVAGVVDGAVSGVRVVKGFGQEEQETGKLREVGRRLFAGRLRTIRLNSKYTPALQAVPALGQVAMLALGGWLAVRGQVTLGTFVAFSSYLSQLVGPVRMLAVVLTVGQQARAGAERVLELIDTEPSIKEGTKTLPADAPATVEFDDVSFGYEEGRPVLDGLSFEIRPGETLAVVGSSGSGKSTVSLLLPRFYDVTHGAVLVGGHDVRELTTESLRAAIGLVPEDSFLFSDTVRANIAYGRPEASDEEIATAARAAQADRFISELPKGYDTTVGEHGLTLSGGQRQRVALARAILTDPRLLVLDDATSAVDARVEHEIHEALSQVMEGRTTLLIAHRRSTLNLADRIAVLDDGRLADIGTHEELQRRSPLYRRLLTDPDELGGVSPGHALPAVPQEDTSVRDELDAEFDAERGVTPRLWTGDREPKDNALAGMPATPELLTQVEALPPATDTPGIDEARAVRPEESYGLRRLLRGFGAPLLLSLGLVAVDAGMSLLLPVLIRHGIDQGVSEVALGAVWAASGFALITVLVQWVAQIGETRMTGRTGERVLYSLRLKIFAQLQRLGLDYYERELTGRIMTRMTTDVDALSTFLQTGLVTAFVAVVTFFGIMAALLVIDVQLALVVFLTLPVLVVGTFFFRRASVKAYELARERVSVVNADLQESVSGLRILQAFRREGSGVRRFAAGSDSYRQARTRGQWLISVYFPFVQLLASVAGAAVLVVGANRVDAGTLTTGALVAYLLYIDLFFAPVQQLSQVFDGYQQATVSLGRIQELLQEPTSTEAADKPLEVLSLRGEIAFEDVDFAYGDDEEALSQVSLSIPAGQTVAFVGETGAGKSTLVKLVARFYDPTGGRVTVDGTDLRDLDITSFRHRLGVVPQEAYLFQGTVRDAIAYGRPDATDAQVEAAARAVGAHDMIATLDGGYLHEVAERGRNLSAGQRQLIALARAELVDPDILLLDEATAALDLATEALVNQATDRIAGRRTTLVVAHRLTTAARADRVVLMARGRVAEDGTHEELLARGGQYAELWRTFVGAAEPGEPVGHVV; encoded by the coding sequence GTGGCAGCGCAAGGGGGATGGGCACGGCGACTCGCCGGGTACGCATGGCGGCACCCGAAGGACGTCGTGCTGGCGCTCGGCTCCTCGCTGGGCGGCATGGCGATCATGGCGCTCGTCCCGCTCATCACCAAGGTGATCATCGATGACGTGGTCGTGGGCCACACCAAGGACATGGCCCCCTGGGCGGGCGCGCTGATCGCCGCCGCCGCCGTCGTCTACGTCCTCACCTACATCCGCCGCTACTACGGCGGCCGCCTCGCCCTCGACGTGCAGCACGACCTCCGTACCGAGATGTACGAGACGATCACCCGGCTCGACGGCCGCCGCCAGGACGAGCTGTCCACCGGACAGGTCGTCGGGCGCGCCACCAGCGACCTCCAGCTGATCCAGGGCCTCCTCTTCATGCTGCCGATGACCATCGGCAATGTGCTCCTCTTCCTGATCTCGCTCGGGATCATGGCCTGGCTGTCCCTCCCGCTCACCCTCGTCGCGCTCGCCGTCGCCCCTGCCCTGTGGGTCGTCGCCAAGCGCAGCCGCTCCCGGCTGCACCCCGCCACCTGGTACGCGCAGGCCCAGGCCGCCGCCGTCGCGGGTGTGGTCGACGGCGCCGTCAGCGGCGTACGCGTGGTGAAGGGCTTCGGGCAGGAGGAGCAGGAGACCGGGAAGCTCCGGGAGGTCGGGCGCAGGCTCTTCGCGGGGCGGCTGCGGACGATCCGGCTGAACTCCAAGTACACCCCGGCGCTTCAGGCCGTACCCGCCCTCGGACAGGTCGCGATGCTCGCCCTCGGCGGCTGGCTCGCGGTGCGCGGACAGGTCACGCTCGGCACCTTCGTCGCGTTCTCCTCGTACCTCTCGCAGCTCGTCGGGCCCGTGCGCATGCTGGCCGTGGTGCTGACCGTCGGACAGCAGGCCCGGGCCGGCGCCGAGCGCGTCCTCGAACTCATCGACACCGAGCCGTCGATCAAGGAGGGGACGAAGACCCTTCCCGCCGACGCGCCCGCGACCGTCGAGTTCGACGACGTGTCCTTCGGATACGAGGAGGGGCGGCCGGTCCTGGACGGGCTGAGCTTCGAGATCCGGCCCGGCGAGACCCTCGCCGTCGTCGGCTCCTCCGGGTCCGGCAAGTCGACGGTCTCGCTGCTGCTTCCCCGCTTCTACGACGTGACGCACGGCGCCGTTCTCGTCGGCGGCCACGATGTGCGCGAGCTGACGACCGAGTCGCTGCGGGCCGCGATCGGGCTCGTCCCCGAGGACTCCTTCCTCTTCTCCGACACCGTTCGCGCCAACATCGCGTACGGCCGCCCGGAGGCGAGTGACGAGGAGATCGCGACCGCCGCCCGCGCCGCCCAGGCGGACCGTTTCATCAGCGAGCTGCCGAAGGGCTACGACACCACGGTCGGCGAGCACGGCCTCACCCTCTCCGGCGGCCAGCGTCAGCGCGTCGCCCTCGCCCGCGCCATCCTCACCGACCCGCGCCTGCTCGTCCTCGACGACGCCACCTCCGCCGTGGACGCCCGCGTGGAGCACGAGATCCACGAGGCGCTCAGCCAGGTCATGGAGGGCCGCACCACCCTCCTGATCGCACACCGCCGCTCCACCCTCAACCTCGCCGACCGCATCGCCGTACTCGACGACGGACGCCTCGCCGACATCGGCACGCACGAGGAACTCCAGCGGCGCTCTCCGCTGTACCGGCGGCTGCTCACCGACCCCGACGAGCTGGGCGGCGTCTCCCCGGGACACGCCCTGCCCGCAGTGCCGCAGGAGGACACCTCCGTACGGGACGAGCTGGACGCCGAGTTCGACGCCGAGCGCGGGGTCACCCCACGGCTGTGGACCGGCGACCGCGAGCCCAAGGACAACGCGCTCGCCGGGATGCCCGCCACCCCCGAACTCCTCACCCAGGTCGAGGCGTTGCCCCCGGCCACCGACACCCCCGGCATCGACGAGGCGCGCGCGGTCAGGCCCGAGGAGTCGTACGGGCTGCGGCGGCTGCTGCGCGGCTTCGGGGCGCCGCTGCTCCTCAGCCTCGGGCTCGTCGCCGTCGACGCCGGCATGAGCCTGCTGCTGCCCGTGCTGATCCGGCACGGCATCGACCAGGGCGTCTCCGAGGTCGCGCTCGGCGCGGTGTGGGCGGCGTCCGGGTTCGCGCTGATCACCGTGCTCGTCCAGTGGGTGGCGCAGATCGGCGAGACGCGGATGACGGGACGGACGGGGGAGCGGGTCCTGTACTCGCTCCGGCTGAAGATCTTCGCGCAGCTGCAGCGCCTCGGACTCGACTACTACGAGCGGGAGTTGACCGGGCGGATCATGACCCGGATGACGACGGACGTGGATGCGCTGTCGACGTTCCTGCAGACCGGTCTTGTCACCGCCTTCGTCGCCGTCGTCACCTTCTTCGGCATCATGGCCGCGCTCCTGGTGATCGACGTGCAGCTGGCGCTGGTCGTCTTCCTGACGCTGCCGGTGCTGGTCGTCGGCACGTTCTTCTTCCGCCGGGCGAGTGTGAAGGCGTACGAACTCGCCCGCGAGCGGGTGTCGGTGGTCAACGCCGACCTCCAGGAGTCGGTCTCCGGGCTGCGGATCCTCCAGGCGTTCCGGCGCGAGGGCTCGGGCGTGCGGCGGTTCGCGGCGGGCAGCGACAGCTACCGGCAGGCGCGTACGCGCGGCCAGTGGCTGATCTCGGTCTACTTCCCGTTCGTGCAGCTGCTGGCGTCGGTGGCCGGGGCGGCGGTGCTCGTGGTGGGCGCGAACCGCGTCGACGCCGGGACGCTCACGACGGGCGCGCTGGTGGCGTACCTCCTCTACATCGACCTGTTCTTCGCGCCCGTGCAGCAGCTCTCGCAGGTCTTCGACGGCTACCAGCAGGCGACGGTGTCGCTGGGCAGGATCCAGGAGCTGCTCCAGGAGCCGACATCGACGGAGGCCGCGGACAAGCCCCTCGAGGTGCTGTCCCTGCGGGGCGAAATCGCCTTCGAGGACGTCGACTTCGCGTACGGCGACGACGAAGAGGCCCTGAGCCAGGTGTCGTTGAGCATCCCCGCCGGGCAGACCGTCGCCTTCGTCGGCGAGACCGGCGCGGGCAAGTCGACGCTCGTGAAGCTGGTCGCGCGCTTCTACGACCCGACCGGCGGGCGGGTGACGGTCGACGGCACGGACCTTCGCGACCTCGACATCACCTCCTTCCGCCATCGCCTCGGCGTCGTCCCGCAGGAGGCGTACCTCTTCCAGGGGACGGTCCGGGACGCCATCGCCTACGGCCGCCCCGACGCGACCGACGCCCAGGTGGAGGCTGCCGCACGCGCGGTCGGCGCGCACGACATGATCGCGACGCTCGACGGCGGCTACCTCCACGAGGTCGCCGAGCGCGGCCGCAACCTGTCCGCCGGACAGCGCCAGCTGATCGCGCTGGCCCGCGCCGAACTCGTCGACCCGGACATCCTGCTCCTCGACGAGGCCACCGCAGCCCTGGACCTGGCGACGGAGGCACTGGTCAACCAGGCCACCGACCGCATCGCGGGCCGCCGTACGACCCTCGTCGTCGCCCACCGCCTGACCACGGCCGCCCGCGCGGACCGGGTCGTGCTGATGGCCCGTGGGCGGGTGGCCGAGGACGGCACCCACGAGGAGCTGCTCGCACGGGGCGGTCAGTACGCGGAGCTGTGGCGGACCTTCGTGGGGGCGGCCGAGCCGGGGGAGCCCGTCGGCCACGTGGTCTGA
- a CDS encoding ATP-binding protein, whose protein sequence is MPNGEFNLGNLLGQEGTRMPETATDSAVTDAAVTDATWQLPRTPRSAPHARQLLRAQLTDWQIDGEVAETAELLLTELVTNSLQHACTAPGLGIGLRLATYDGLLRVEVADADDHRPLPRQAAAGDEGGRGLTLIQALAQRWGYCPRLGAAGKATWAELALP, encoded by the coding sequence GTGCCCAACGGGGAGTTCAACCTCGGCAACCTGCTCGGCCAGGAGGGGACCCGCATGCCCGAAACAGCCACCGACTCCGCTGTCACCGACGCTGCTGTCACCGACGCCACCTGGCAGCTCCCGCGCACCCCGCGCAGCGCCCCGCACGCCCGACAGCTGCTCCGCGCCCAGCTCACCGACTGGCAGATCGACGGTGAAGTGGCCGAAACGGCCGAGCTGTTGCTCACGGAACTGGTCACCAACTCACTCCAGCACGCCTGCACCGCGCCCGGCCTCGGGATCGGTCTGCGCCTGGCGACGTACGACGGTCTCCTGCGCGTGGAGGTCGCCGACGCGGACGACCACCGCCCCCTGCCCCGGCAGGCGGCCGCGGGAGACGAGGGCGGCCGGGGACTCACCCTCATCCAGGCCTTGGCCCAACGCTGGGGCTACTGCCCCCGGTTGGGCGCCGCCGGCAAGGCGACCTGGGCGGAACTGGCGCTGCCCTAG
- a CDS encoding endonuclease I family protein — protein MSVAQIGRWKALAVATSAVLVGVTLPTLAASPAAATTTAYDSTYYKNAIGKTGTSLKSSLHTIIAPQTKISYSAVWNALMVTDQDPNNSSNVILLYSGVSRAKSLNGGDVGDWNREHTWAKSHGDFGEATGPGTDLHHLRPADVQVNSIRGNKDFDNGGSTVTNGGGSLTDSDSFEPRAADKGDVARMILYMTVRYEGDDGWADLEPNQLVNNGSNPYMGKLSVLKAWNEADPPSAFEEKRNQLIYDNYQHNRNPFIDHPEWVEAIW, from the coding sequence ATGTCCGTTGCGCAGATAGGCAGATGGAAGGCGCTTGCGGTGGCCACGTCCGCCGTTCTCGTCGGCGTCACCCTCCCGACCTTGGCAGCGTCCCCCGCCGCTGCCACAACCACCGCGTACGACAGCACGTACTACAAGAACGCGATCGGTAAGACCGGCACGAGCCTGAAGTCCTCGCTGCACACGATCATCGCCCCCCAGACCAAGATCTCGTACTCCGCGGTCTGGAACGCGCTCATGGTGACCGACCAGGACCCGAACAACAGCAGCAACGTGATCCTGCTCTACAGCGGCGTCTCGCGCGCCAAGTCCCTCAACGGCGGCGACGTGGGCGACTGGAACCGCGAGCACACCTGGGCCAAGTCCCACGGCGACTTCGGCGAGGCGACCGGTCCCGGCACGGACCTGCACCACCTGCGTCCCGCCGACGTCCAGGTCAACAGCATCCGTGGCAACAAGGACTTCGACAACGGCGGCAGCACGGTCACCAACGGCGGCGGCAGCCTCACCGACTCCGACTCCTTCGAGCCGCGCGCCGCGGACAAGGGCGACGTCGCCCGCATGATCCTCTACATGACGGTCCGCTACGAAGGCGACGACGGCTGGGCCGACCTCGAGCCCAACCAGCTGGTGAACAACGGCAGCAACCCCTACATGGGCAAGCTCTCCGTCCTCAAGGCGTGGAACGAGGCGGACCCGCCCAGCGCCTTCGAGGAGAAGCGCAACCAGCTCATCTACGACAACTACCAGCACAACCGCAACCCGTTCATCGACCACCCGGAGTGGGTCGAGGCGATCTGGTAG
- a CDS encoding esterase-like activity of phytase family protein, which produces MRLRTVLATLTAGLAAATTLTAAGPATAASSSSANACSPSVAIAGFSDALDKTTYEGTFVGNFSALAVDRNGQIAAVSDRSSLFTLDAKTLQPTGVVPLADENGAALDSEGLVVDRDGTRLISSETEPSVRRYSRDGKILDRLPVPDALRVAPAGRATTNQTFEGLTLLPGGRTVLATMENSISGDSKEIVRFQTWDRSKGTFRLGAQYGYRTDTGLGVSEATATPDGRLLVLERGFTAGVGNTVRLYLADLRHATDTAGEATLTGQDGVRLVKKTLLADLVNCPSLGATAKQPQPNPLLDNIEGLTITGRTKGRLDLLLVSDDNQNAAQITRFYSLRVRLPR; this is translated from the coding sequence ATGCGCCTGCGAACCGTACTCGCCACCCTCACCGCCGGCCTGGCGGCGGCCACCACCCTCACCGCCGCCGGGCCCGCCACCGCCGCTTCGAGCAGCAGCGCCAACGCCTGCTCGCCCTCCGTCGCCATCGCCGGCTTCTCCGACGCGCTCGACAAGACGACGTACGAGGGCACCTTCGTCGGCAACTTCTCCGCGCTCGCCGTGGACCGGAACGGCCAGATCGCCGCCGTATCCGACCGGTCCTCCCTCTTCACCCTCGACGCGAAGACCCTTCAGCCCACCGGTGTCGTCCCGCTCGCCGACGAGAACGGTGCCGCGCTCGACTCCGAGGGCCTGGTCGTCGACCGCGACGGCACGCGGCTCATCTCCTCCGAGACCGAGCCCTCCGTACGCCGCTACTCCCGCGACGGCAAGATCCTCGACCGTCTCCCCGTACCGGACGCCCTCAGGGTCGCCCCCGCGGGCCGCGCCACCACGAACCAGACCTTCGAGGGCCTGACCCTGCTGCCGGGCGGTCGCACCGTCCTCGCCACGATGGAGAACAGCATCAGCGGCGACAGCAAGGAGATCGTCCGCTTCCAGACCTGGGACCGGAGCAAGGGGACCTTCCGCCTCGGTGCCCAGTACGGCTACCGCACCGACACCGGCCTCGGTGTCTCCGAGGCCACCGCCACCCCCGACGGCCGCCTCCTCGTCCTGGAGCGCGGCTTCACCGCGGGCGTCGGCAACACCGTCCGCCTCTATCTGGCCGACCTGCGGCACGCCACGGACACCGCCGGTGAGGCGACGCTCACCGGGCAGGACGGCGTACGACTGGTCAAGAAGACCCTGCTCGCCGACCTGGTGAACTGCCCGTCACTGGGTGCCACGGCCAAGCAGCCCCAGCCCAACCCGCTCCTCGACAACATCGAGGGCCTGACGATCACCGGCCGCACCAAGGGCCGCCTGGACCTCCTCCTGGTCAGCGACGACAACCAGAACGCGGCCCAGATCACCCGCTTCTACTCTCTGCGCGTCCGGCTGCCCCGATAA
- a CDS encoding serine hydrolase, with the protein MTHRISRRARVLGAGIGAGMLIPLVAAAAPAAAATPQVSCTSAKAGLATKLQRDITAALANRTGTIAVGLYDRSTKTTCSLRSSTAYDSASVVKVTVLATLLWDAKKHNRYLTQREADLAKAMITKSDNASTSTLWRQLGLTKIKGFLTAAGMTQTKPGADGYWGLTQITVRDEQKLLALTTAKNSVLSDNARAYILKLMGQVISSQRWGTPAGAPAGVAVHVKNGWLSRATHGWRVHSVGTFKGGGHDYTITVLTHGNSTMQYGINTIQAVAKVIHKDLAAS; encoded by the coding sequence ATGACTCACCGCATATCGCGGCGCGCCCGCGTGCTCGGCGCAGGCATCGGCGCCGGGATGCTCATACCGCTGGTGGCCGCCGCGGCGCCCGCTGCCGCAGCCACGCCGCAGGTCAGCTGTACGTCCGCGAAGGCGGGGCTGGCCACGAAGCTTCAGAGGGACATCACCGCCGCGCTCGCGAACCGTACGGGCACCATCGCGGTCGGCCTCTACGACCGCAGTACGAAGACGACCTGCTCTCTCAGATCGTCCACCGCGTACGACTCGGCCAGCGTCGTCAAGGTCACCGTCCTCGCCACGCTGCTGTGGGACGCCAAGAAGCACAACCGCTACCTCACACAGCGCGAGGCCGACCTCGCCAAGGCCATGATCACCAAGTCGGACAACGCCTCGACCAGCACCCTGTGGCGTCAGCTCGGCCTGACGAAGATCAAGGGCTTCCTCACCGCCGCCGGGATGACCCAGACCAAGCCGGGAGCGGACGGCTACTGGGGCCTGACCCAGATCACCGTGCGCGACGAGCAGAAGCTGCTCGCGCTCACCACCGCGAAGAACTCGGTCCTGAGCGACAACGCCCGCGCGTACATCCTCAAGCTGATGGGTCAGGTCATCTCCTCCCAGCGCTGGGGTACGCCGGCGGGGGCGCCCGCCGGTGTCGCCGTGCACGTCAAGAACGGCTGGCTGTCGCGGGCCACGCACGGCTGGCGGGTGCACAGCGTCGGCACTTTCAAGGGCGGCGGCCACGACTACACGATCACGGTCCTGACGCACGGCAACAGCACCATGCAGTACGGCATCAACACCATCCAGGCCGTGGCCAAGGTCATCCACAAGGACCTGGCGGCCAGCTGA